From the Jeongeupia sp. HS-3 genome, the window AGCCATCCAGCGCGAACCATCCTTTCAAAAGAAAGAATAATTTACACGGCAACAAATAAATCCTCAAAAACACTTACTTAAATCAAATGAAAAACAACAACATTAATAACTGCAATCCAATTAAAAGCTTACTTTAAATGACATTAAAGCATAACAACCAAGTCATTGCCTCGGCGAGACCCTCAATGCGGCCAGAACGCGAGAATGATCGGTAACACAATCGACGTCAGCACACCGTTCAACCCCATCGCCAGCCCCGAGAACGCGCCGGTGGTGGTCGAGAGCTGAAAGCCGCGCGCGGTGCCGACGCCGTGAGCGGCGACGCCGAGCGCCAGGCCCTGCTCGATTTCGCCGGTGACCTTGAGCCAGCGCATCAGCGGTACGACGATGATGGCGCCGAGGATGCCGGTGATGATGACGAGGTTGGCCGTCAGCGGCGCGAGGCCACCGAGCTTGTCAGCCAGCGCCATCGCGATCGGCGTGGTCACCGACTTGGGCGCAAACGACACCTGCACCGGCCACGACAGGCCGAATAGCCGCCCCAGCAGCAGCGCCGACACGATGCCGGTCACGCCACCGACCAGCAGCGATACCGCCAGCGGCACCAGCAAGGAGCGCACGCGTTGCAGGTTGTCGTACAGCGGCACCGCCAGCGCCACCGTGGCCGGGCCGAGCAGCAGGTGGAAGAAGCGTGCGCCGCTGAAGTAATCCGGGTATGGAATGCGGGCGGCGAGCAGCACAACGATGATCAGCGCAATCGCCACCAGCACCGGGTGCAAAAGCGGTTGGTGGCCGCTGCGGCGATACAGCTTTTCGGCCAGCAGATACGCCAGACCGGTGACCAGCAGCCACAACAGCGGCGCGGTCTTGAGCGAGGCAAAGGCGGCATCAAACTGCATCGGATTTCCCTTCCCGGCGCGACATCACCTTGGCGCGCAGCTTGCGGCGGCGGCGATTGAGCATCGCCCGCATCGTCAGCGCCGTAGCCGCCATGGTGATCACCAGCGAGAGCACCAGCACCGGCAGCATTGCCAGCCCCTGATCGCGCAGCACCGGCCCCAAGGTCATCAGGCCGACGCCGGCCGGCACGAACAGCAGACCCAGATAGCCGAGCATGCCCTGCGCCACCTGCGCCAGACGTGGATCGACACCACGATGCCAGACACTCCATACCGCCAGCAGCAACATGCCGAGCACCGGGCCCGGCAACGGCAGATGCAGCAAGGTCGACGCGGCCTCGCCGATCAGCTGGAACAGCACCAGCACGCAGAATCCGTACAGCATCATTGCCACTCCATTCATTCCAGCAACCGATCGTAGCAGGCGAGCGAGCCAAAGCAGGTCGCGTTCGACCGAAGCGTAGACACCGGAGTGGCCGTGTGGGCCATGAGGACGACCCTTAGGTAGCCCCCTTGCGGGGTGTCGGAGCATCGTACGGACGCGAGATGCGCAGGCGCAGCCGCCTGATGCGGTTGGTTACAAGCTGACCAGTTGCACCTGACCAAGACTGCGGCCGAGGAACCGTTCGCCGATGGTCTGGAACTTCACCGGCACGTCGGTCACATAGTAACGATAGTCGGGTCGTTCGCGGTTCGGGTTGGCCAGCCCCTGCTCGGCCAGCAAGGTCGCGGCCTGCTCGGCGATCGATAGCGCCGAATCAACCAGCTGCATCCGGCTGCCGGTGACGTCGAGCAGCATCGGCTTGAGCAGCGGGTAATGGGTACAGCCGAGCACCAGGGTGTCGATGCTTTCGACGAACACCGGCCGCAGGTATTCCTGCGCCACGAGCCGCGTCACCGGATGATCGATCCAGCCCTCTTCGACCAGCGGCACGAACAGCGGACACGCCTGCGAATAGACGCGGTAGCCGGGCTCCAGCGTGTGGATGGCGCGAGCATAGGCATTGGAGTTGATCGTCGTCGGCGTACCGATGACGCCGATGCCGCCCGATTTGGTCCGCAGCGCAGCTTCACGCGCGCCGGCTTCGATGACGTCGAGCACCGGCACCGGCGACGCCTCGCGCACCTTGTCGGCGGCGACGGCGGCCATGGTATTGCAGGCGATGATCAGCATCTTGACGTTCTGCTCGCGCAGGAAGTCGGCGATCTGCTGGGTGAAGTGCTCGATGGTGGCGACCGACTTCACGCCATAAGGCACGCGGGCGGTATCACCGAAATAGATGATGTTCTCGAAAGGCAGCCGGTCCATCAGCGCGCGGACCACGGTCAGCCCGCCGACCCCGGAATCGAACACGCCGATGGCGTGCGATGGAAGCGCGTTCTGCATATTTGTTCCCCGAAAGCGGGCATTCTACGCCGGCGGGAAGCGGCTCGACAGCGGAACAAGAACCAAAACCGGCAGGCCTTGGCGCAGGGGATACACCGATCACGCCGTTGGCGATCACATAGCCAGCCAAGGCCAAGGAAGGATGTGTTGCCATACCGGCGCGCCTTTCCGGCAACGGCGAGCTTCATTGTTCGCACAGCGGCCCGGCCCGCCATGTGCACCGATCAGCGTCAGAGCACCCGGCGCGGGAAACGCTTGCGTACCGTCTGCGCAAACTTGAGCGCATGGGCGTTGTCACCGTGGATGCACACCGAATCTGCGGCCAGCGGCAACCAGCCACCACCCTGCGCATACACGCCGCCATTGCGCCACAGGCTTTCGACCTGGGCGATGGCCGCGATATCGTCGAGTACCGCGCCCGCCTCGGTACGCGGCAGCAGGCTGCCGTCTTCAAGATAGGCGCGATCGGCGAAGGCCTCGCGGATCACCGTCAATCCCACCGCCTCGCCCGCCTTGACCAGCTCGCTGCCGGCCAGGCCCATCAGCGCCAGCGACGGGTCGATTTCGTAAATGGATTGCGCCAGCAGCGCCGCAAGCGCGGGGTTGTGCGCGACATCGTGATACAGCGCCCCGTGCGGCTTCACGTAACTGACCGACACGCCGGCCTCGATGCACACGGCCTTCAGCGCCCACAGCTGCGCGGTCAGGCTGGCGACGAGTTTGGGTTCGGGCATAGGCAGCGAAATCCGTCCGAAATGTTCACGATCCGGATAGCTCGGGTGCGCGCCGATACGCACGCCGTGCGCACGCGCCAGCACCACCGTGGCACGCATCGAATCGACGTCGCCGGCATGGCCACCGCAGGCGATATTGGCTTCGTCGATCAGCGGCATCAGCGCCGCATCGAATTCGAAGCCTTCGCCCAGATCGGCATTGAGTTCGAGGTATTTCATGTTGTCCCCCACCAGCTCAGCGCACGGCGTATCCGCACCAGCCAGTGTTGTTGAGCATCCAGCGCGGCCAGTGCCGCGGCGGTATCGACTTCGGCAAAACGCAGCGTGTCGCCGGGCTTGAATTGCCCGGCCCGCCACAGATCGGCCCGAATCACCACCAGCGCCCGCAAATAACCACCGGTCGTTTGTGCGTCGGCGAGCAGCACGATCGGTTGGCCCGACTCGGGCAGTTGCACGCAGCCGGGCATCACGGCGTGCGAATCGAGCGACGGCGCAGCACCGATCTCCACCACGCTGCCGGCCAGCCGCATTCCCATCCGATTGCTCGCCGGGCTGACTTGCCACGGCGTCGCCAGCAACTGGCGCTGCGCCGCGTGGTCGAGCAACGGCCAGTCCGGCCCCGGCAGTACGCGCAAATGCTCGCCACGCTCGAGCTGCGCCACCGCGACCCCCGGTGCACGCGGTTCGGCAGGCAGGCAGTCGAGCGTATCGCCACTGCGCAGCGCCCGCCCAAAAAAACCGCCCATGCCGGCCAGCAGACCGGTCGAACGACTGCCCAGAACCGGCGCCACCGCAATACCGCCGGCCAGCGCCAGATAGGCGCGTGCACCGCGTTCGGCGTAGGCAAAACGCAGTACCGCACCCGCGCCCGCCGCATAGCGATGCGCCGGGCTCAGCAGCACGCCGTCGAGCGTCACGTTCATGGCGGCGCCGGTGTAGACGAAGGTCGTGGCGTCGTCGAAACGCAACTTCAGACCACCGAGCGTCACCTCCAGCGCCGCGGCCCCCTCGTCGTTGCCGGCGACGAGATTGGCCAAGCGCAGCGACAGCGCATCGCAGCCACCGCCGCGCGGCACGCCGAACGCGGCGTAACCGTCGCGCCCCAGATCCTGCACCGTCGTCAACGGCCCGGGCTTGAGGATGGTCAGCGTCATCGACGGCCCCGCGGTACAAACACAACACTATCGCCGGGGGCGAGCAAGCCTGGCGTTTCGCGGTAGGGATCGAACAGCAGCGCGTCGGTCTGGCCGATCAGCTGCCAGCCCCCCGGCGACGCCAACGGGTACACCGCCGTTTGCGCCCCGCCAATCGCCACCGCGCCAGCAGGCACCGACAAGCGCGGCGTTGCACGACGCGGGCAGGCCAGCGCCGGATCGAGCCCGCCCAAATAGGCAAAACCGGGCAGAAAACCGAGGCAGTAAACCACGTAGTCGCCGCCAGCATGCCGGTCAATCACCTCATCGCAGCTCAAACCGGCCTGCTCGGCCACGTGAGCCAGATCGGGCCCGTCCTCGCCGCCATAGACGACCGGGATCTCGACCCGCTTGCCGGGCTCGCTCTCGACGCCGTCACTGGCCAGCCACGCGGCCTCGAGCGCGGATTCAATCCGCGCCGCACTCACCACCAGCGGGTCGAAAAAACCGCTGAGATTCCCCATACCGAGCACCCATTCAACCGACGGTTCGCGCGCATGCAGGATATGCCACGCTGCCCAGAGACGCCGCTGCATCGCCAGGCTCGTGCCGACGCTGAGCACCAGCGCGGCTTCGCCGAAGGACTGGATCATGACGGAAGAATTCGGGGGATGCATGGGCGAGGACAGCGGCGAATCGGGCATGGCGGGCACAGGCGGGAGGATAGCTACATCATGGCGTATTTTGCGTTGCCGCGTGGCGCGCCAGCGCCCATTCAACGTGCTCGCGCACCACCGCATCGTCATCATGGGCACGCGCCGCCAGCGCGGCGAGCACCGCCGGGGTCGATGGCGCATTGCCCAGACCGATCGCCAGATTGCGCAACCAGCGCGCGTAACCGATACGGTAAATCGGGCTGCCGGCGAGCTTTTCCTTGAAGTCGTCCTCGGACCACGCAAACAGTGTCACCAGCTCGACGTTATCCAGACCATGGCGAACGTGGAAGTCCGTCTCCTTGGTGTCGACGGCAAAACGGTTCCACGGACAGCACAACTGGCAATCATCGCAACCGTAAACGCGGTTGCCGATCATGGGGCGGAACTCCTCCGGAATCGCGCCATGCAGCTCGATGGTCAGGTAGGAGATGCACCGGCGCGCATCGACCTTGTACGGCGCGACGATCGCCTGGGTCGGACAGGCCACCAGGCACTTGGTGCAGCGGCCGCAATGCTCGTTCTCCTCGGGCGGATCAAGCGGCAGTTCGAGGTCGGTGAACAGCTCGCCCAGGAAGAAGTACGAACCGTAATCGCGGTTGATCAGCAGCGTATGCTTGCCGCGCCAGCCGAGCCCCGCCTGCGTCGCCAGCTCGACTTCGAGCACCGGCGCCGAATCGACGAATACCCGGTGGCCGAACGGGCCGATCGCCTCGCCGATCCGGTCGGCGAGCTTCTGCAACCGATTGCGCAGCACCTTGTGATAATCGCGGCCCAAGGCGTAGCGCGAGATGTGCGCCTTTTCACCGTCGGCCAAAACCGCCTCGCTGCTCGATACGCCGGGCGGCCGGTAAGGCAGGAACACGCTGACAATGGTTTTAGTGCCGGGCACGAGTTCGGCAGGCCGGGCGCGCTTCAGGCCGTGGCGTGCCATATAATCCATCTCGCCGTGAAAACCGGCGTCCAGCCACGCTTGCAGGCCCGCTTCAGCGTGCGAGAGATCGGTGCCGGTGATGGCAACCTTGGCAAAGCCGAGCGCCTGCCCCCACTCCTTGATCGAAGTGGCTAATTCCTGAACGTCGAGACCCGTATGCATAACGCCAATGATACCGCCATCACGCGCTTCCTCGCCGACGAGGCCGATACGCTTGCGACCGGCGGATTGCTCGCCGCCGCGCTGGCGCCGGGGATGGTGGTGTTTCTCGAAGGCGACCTTGGCGCCGGCAAAACCACGCTGACGCGCGGCATACTGCGCGGCCTCGGTTTTGCTGGCCGGGTGAAAAGTCCGACCTATACGCTAGTTGAACCTTATACGCTTTCAAACTTATACTTGTATCACTTTGATTTATATCGATTTAGCGACCCTTCCGAATGGGAAGACGCCGGCTTTCGCGATTACTTCAACCGCGAAAGCGTCTGCCTGATCGAATGGGCCGACAAGGCCGAAAGCCTGCTGCCGGCGCCGGACTGGTTGATCCAGCTCGCTCCGGAGGCCGAAGGTCGTCGCCTGACCCTGACCGCACTGACCCAAACCGGAACGCAATGCCTGGCCCGACTCGCCCTCTGAACCTCGACCCGAACCGCCGCACCCTCCTGCGCGCGGCGGTCACGACCCTATTGCTGTCGGTGATCCCCAAGGGCTTTGCCGCCACCGACGCACGCGTGGTCGCCGTGCGCGTGTGGCCGGCGCAAGCGTATACGCGGATCACCATCGAATCGACCACCCCGCTGACCTTCCATCAGTTTTCGCTGAAGAACCCCGAGCGCCTGGTCGTCGACCTCGATGGCATCGACCTGAACGGCGAATTGCAAACGCTGGCCGGCAAGGTCAACGCCGACGATCCGTATATCCAGCAGCTGCGCGCCGCGCGTAACAAACCCGGCACGGTGCGGCTGGTGCTCGACCTCAAGACTGACGTCAAACCGCAGGTGTTCACGCTGGCGCCGGTCGGCGAATACCAGCACCGGCTGGTGATCGATCTGTATCCGTCGGTGCAGAACGACCCGCTGCTGGCCTTCCTCGACGATCAGACCTCGCCACCGACGCCCGCCGCCAAACAGCCCGAAGCACCCAAAACGGTCGAGCAGCCGTCCAAGACCGTCGACCGCAAGGATCTGAAAATCGACCGGCTGGTCACCGTGGTGCTCGACCCGGGCCACGGCGGCGAAGATCCGGGCGCAATCGGCCCGCAAGGCAATCACGAAAAAACCGTGGTGCTGGCCATCGCTAAAAAGGTCAAGGCATTGCTCGAAGCCGAGCCGAACATGCGCGTGGTACTGACCCGCGACGGCGACTTCTTCGTGCCGCTCGGCGTGCGGGTGAAAAAAGCCCGTGCGGTGCAGGCCGACCTGTTCATGTCGATCCACGCCGACGCCTTTATCAAGCCCGATGCCAACGGCTCGTCGGTGTTCGTGCTGTCCGACCGCGGCGCGACCAGCACCGCGGCCAAGTGGCTGGCACAAACGCAGAACGACGCCGACCTGATCGGCGGGGTCAAGATCGCCAACGTCAAGGACGTGCATCTGGCCAAGACGCTGATGGACCTGACCCAGACCGCCACGCTGAACGACAGCATGAAATTCGGCAACGCCATGCTGGGCCAGCTCAAACAGATCAACCGCCTGCACAAGGGCAGCGTCGAGCAGGCCGGTTTTGCCGTGCTGAAGGCACCGGATATTCCGTCCATCCTGATCGAAACCGCGTTCATCTCGAACCCGGCCGAAGAGCAGAAACTGATCGACGAGGGCTACCAGCAGAAAATGGCCCAGAGCATCGTCAACGGCATCAAGACCTACTTCGCCAAGAACCCGCCGCTGTCGCGAACCAAACTCGCACAGGGGTAAAGCACCATACCGGGCCGAAAGCCCGGTTTTTCATCGTAGAATCACCGACCACCGCCCTATCAGGAACCCCAGCATGCCCGCCCTACCCGCCAAACTGTTCGACGAGATCGAAGCCCTGGCCAACGCCGGCGACACGCTGTACGAGGCCGGTGACTACAAGGCCGCGATCGCCAAGTACAAGGCGGGCTACGCACTGGTGCCGGCACCGAAAGAAGAATGGGAAATCGGCACCAGCCTGCTGATCGCGATCGGCGACACCCAGTTCGCCGCCGGCGAATTCGCGAAAGCGGTCGAAACCCTGACCGCGGCATCGTTCACCCCGTCCGGCATGGGCAACCCCTTCGTGCATCTGCGCCTGGGGCAGTCGCTGTTCGAGACCGGCGAACTGGATCTGGCGGCCGAATCGCTGCAGCGCATCCGTGGCCACGGTGACGACAGCATTTTCGAAGACGAAGACCCCAAGTACCTCGCCTTCCTGCAATCCCGCGTCCCGAACCACAACTGATCACGGCCTTGCCGGAGCCTGCATGCCTTTTTCCAAACTGACCGCGCCGCTGGCCGGCCTGACCCTGCTGCTTGCCGCTGGCAGCGCACACGCCATCGATCTGCCGTCGATGCAGATGCCCAACCTTGCCGGGCTGGCGGTGGGCGTGACAACCGAGTGCTCCGGCTGCAAGGACACGATGGTCGGGCTGGTGCCGGGCGTGCGTTACGTCACCGAATCGGGTCGGCTGTTCGAATGGTATGGCCCATACGCCCAGTACAACTTCAGCGGACTGACCGGCTTCCAGTGGGGGCCGGCGATCAACCTGAAAATGGGCCGCAGCGACGTCAACGACGACGTGATCAACAAGCTGCACGATATCGACACCACGGTCGAATTCGGCGGCTTCGTCGGTTACGAGTACGACAATCTGCACGGCATTCCGTACCGCTTCCGCGTCAACGCCAATGTGATGACCAATGCCGGCCAAGTCTACGATGGCGCCCGGCTCAATGTCGGCGCAACGCTGTGGGTACCGCTGTCGCAGCGCTTCTTCATCGGCAGCGGCGTCGGCGCAACCTGGGCCAGCCAGAGCTATGTGAACACCTATTACGGGGTCACCGACGCCGACGCTGCGGCATCGGGGCTGACGCCGTTCCACGCCGACGGCGGCAACCAGCAGGTGATCGGCTGGCTGGGTGCGATCGGGCAGATCTCGGGGCACTGGTGGGGTGGCGCCGGCGTCTTCATGCAGCGACTGATGGGCGACGCGGCCGACAGCTCCTTCGTCCGGGAGCGCGGCGATCGCAACCAGCTGACCTATGGCGCCGGCATCGGCTACATCTGGTAACGCCTACCCCATTAGGCGACCGTGCCTTCGCATTTTGCCCTCGTCCGGTGCTCGGAATCCTCATGGACTTTATGTCCATTCCGGTTCCTCCGCTTCGGGCGAGAACAAACTGCATTGGCTCGATCACCGACTGGGATAGGCGCTCTCCAGCAATCAACGCAAAAAACCCCGGCCATCGCTGACCGGGGTTTTTTGTATTTGGCTCCCCGACCTGGGCTCGAACCAGGGACACACGGATTAACAGTCCGTTGCTCTACCGACTGAGCTATCAGGGAAAAGAAAATCCCAGCCTGTGACTGGGACTTCGGTATTCGGTTGGCTCCCCGACCTGGGCTCGAACCAGGGACACACGGATTAACAGTCCGTTGCTCTACCGACTGAGCTATCAGGGAACAGAAGAGATGCGTATAATAGGAAACGACCCGCAATTTGTCAACACATTCCCACAATAAAACCTGACGAGATCATGCAAAATTCGCGGAAGCTCCTGATTTTAATTGCTTTAATTTTGCTCCTGATCGGCGTACTTCCGCTCGTCATTCCCGACTCGCTTTACCGCGACCGCCTGGTCTCCCGACTGGAAAAGCGCCTGCACGACCCAGTGCAAATCGGCAGTAGTGGTATCGAATACGCACCCCGCCCCGCGCTGGTGATGCGTGACGTTGTCATCCGCGACCCGGCCACGGTCAAAATCGACAAAATCAGCGTCCCCATCTCCTTTCACAACCTGCTGCACTGGGGGCGTGAAATTCGTGGCGTGGTGATCGAAAACGGCCAGTTCAGCCCGCGTTTTGCAATGCAGCTACCAGAAAAATTGCGGCCGGAAGCCGATCAACCGCGGCTGACGCAGATCGAGCTAAAGCAATCGAGCATGCCGCTTGGCAATGGCAGCCTCGGACCGATCGACGCCACGCTACGTTTTGGCAGCGACGGTCAGCTGGCTGAATTACAGGCCGGCGACGAAAGCGGGCGTCTCGATTTCCACGTTCAGCCCAAGGGCGAGCAGTTTGCCGTCACCCTGACCGCCAGCGGCTACACGCTGCCCTTTGGTCATCCGGTCCGCTTTGATCGCCTGCTGCTCAAAGGTCTTGCCGGGCCGGATGGTGTCGATATCGAAGACATTCGCGGCGATCTTTATGGCGGCATCGTCACCGGCCGGGCAAAGCTTGGCTGGCAGAGCGACAGCTGGACCCTGGCTGGCACCTTGCGCACCAACGGCATTCAGGCCGAGCCTTTCAGCCAGGTCTTCAGCGAAGTGACTCATGTGTCCGGACGGCTCTCGGGCGAATCCAATTTCGCGTACAAGGCCAGCAACTATCGCCAATTGTTCGAGCAACCGGGTATCGATGCGCAACTGCGCGTGACCGACGGCATGCTGCACAACTTCGACCTGATTACGCCGCTCAAATCCGTGCAGCCGACCACGTACGCACGTGGCGGCCAGACCCGCTTTGATACCCTGGCCGCGCATCTGGTCGTACGTGGCCGCCAAGTGCAGATCAATGACGCCAATCTGGCCAGCGGCAAATTCAACGCACATGGCCAGATGACGATCCAGCCAGACCAGCGCCTCCACGGCGTGATTGCCGCCCGCCTGTCTGGATCGGCGATCAACGTTGCCAACCGGATTACCGCCGGTGGCGTACTGAAGTCGCCGGCGCTATCCACCACCAGCGCCAACCGCCCGCAACCACAGGCCGTCAACCTCACCGCCGAGGACATCCCGGCCGAGGCCGCTGCGCAGTAATTATTTCCGGGGAGTGGTGCTCCGGCAGAAACCATTTGCGTGGCTGAACGTCCCACGCAAATGGTTCAGCGCCATTGCCGCCAGAACCTGCGGCAAAGCGGCATACCGCGACGACGACACTGGATATTCCGGCCCTCACCCCCATTTGACACAGACATTTTCAATATCCCGGCCCGATGGAGTTCCCCCATGTCCTGGAACGATACGCTCGAATCCCTGGGCGCCCGGCGCAATGACGCCGGCCTTGTTACCGATTTCGGCCACGCAGCCGACGAGCTTGCAGCGTTGCAGACCCAAACGGTGGTCTCGCCACTGACGCAGTACGGGCTGATCCGGTTCAGCGGCGAAGAGACCGCGGCCTTTCTCAACGGTCAGCTGTCGAGCGATGTGCGCGCGCTGCCATTGGATGCTGCCCAATACTCGAGCTACTCGACCCCCAAAGGCCGAATGCTCGCCAGTTTTCTCGTCTTTCGCGCTGGCGACGATTACTACCTGCAGATCGCCGCCGAACTGCAGGCCGCGATCCAGAAGCGGTTATCGATGTTCGTCATGCGCAGCAAAACCAAGGCCAGTGACGCAAGCATTGATCGCGTCGTACTCGGCGTTGCCGGCCCCGACGCGGCCGCCAAGGTCGCGGCGGTCACAGGCACTGCGCCAGCGGCGCTCTCAGTTGCGCATACCGAACGCGCCACGGTGATCGGCTTGACGAACGAGCGATTCGAACTTGTCGTCGCCAGCGATGCTGCCGCCGCGCTGTGGCAGGATCTGCTCGCCGCGGGCGCCCGCCCGGTTGGTGAGCCGGTGTGGCGCTTGAGCGAAATCCGCGCCGGCGCACCGTGGATTACCGCGGCAACGCAGGAGGCCTTCGTGGCGCAAATGGCCAATATGGAGCTGATCGGCGCGGTGAGTTTCACCAAGGGCTGCTATCCGGGCCAGGAAATCGTCGCCCGCACCCAGTATCTGGGCAAGCTGAAACGACGGATGTTCCGCATGCACGTCGACGCTCCGGCGCACGCCGGCGACGAGGTCTTCAGTGCCGAAATGAACGGCCAGGCTTCGGGCAAGATCGTGCTTGCCGCGCCGGCACCACAAGGCGGTTGCGAACTACTGGTCGTTGCGCAAATCGCCTCGCTCGAATCCGGTCTGCATCTGGGCAACGCCGATGGCCCGGCGCTGAACCGGCTTGAATTGCCGTACGCGCTCGACTAAAACTGCACCTATCCAATACCGCCTGCGGCGCCAGCCGCGGGCGGTTTCGTTTATAATCGCGCGAATCATTAGAAAAGATATCGTAGGGGATCACACG encodes:
- a CDS encoding MipA/OmpV family protein, which encodes MPFSKLTAPLAGLTLLLAAGSAHAIDLPSMQMPNLAGLAVGVTTECSGCKDTMVGLVPGVRYVTESGRLFEWYGPYAQYNFSGLTGFQWGPAINLKMGRSDVNDDVINKLHDIDTTVEFGGFVGYEYDNLHGIPYRFRVNANVMTNAGQVYDGARLNVGATLWVPLSQRFFIGSGVGATWASQSYVNTYYGVTDADAAASGLTPFHADGGNQQVIGWLGAIGQISGHWWGGAGVFMQRLMGDAADSSFVRERGDRNQLTYGAGIGYIW
- a CDS encoding CidA/LrgA family protein, whose protein sequence is MMLYGFCVLVLFQLIGEAASTLLHLPLPGPVLGMLLLAVWSVWHRGVDPRLAQVAQGMLGYLGLLFVPAGVGLMTLGPVLRDQGLAMLPVLVLSLVITMAATALTMRAMLNRRRRKLRAKVMSRREGKSDAV
- the murI gene encoding glutamate racemase codes for the protein MQNALPSHAIGVFDSGVGGLTVVRALMDRLPFENIIYFGDTARVPYGVKSVATIEHFTQQIADFLREQNVKMLIIACNTMAAVAADKVREASPVPVLDVIEAGAREAALRTKSGGIGVIGTPTTINSNAYARAIHTLEPGYRVYSQACPLFVPLVEEGWIDHPVTRLVAQEYLRPVFVESIDTLVLGCTHYPLLKPMLLDVTGSRMQLVDSALSIAEQAATLLAEQGLANPNRERPDYRYYVTDVPVKFQTIGERFLGRSLGQVQLVSL
- a CDS encoding N-acetylmuramoyl-L-alanine amidase, translating into MPGPTRPLNLDPNRRTLLRAAVTTLLLSVIPKGFAATDARVVAVRVWPAQAYTRITIESTTPLTFHQFSLKNPERLVVDLDGIDLNGELQTLAGKVNADDPYIQQLRAARNKPGTVRLVLDLKTDVKPQVFTLAPVGEYQHRLVIDLYPSVQNDPLLAFLDDQTSPPTPAAKQPEAPKTVEQPSKTVDRKDLKIDRLVTVVLDPGHGGEDPGAIGPQGNHEKTVVLAIAKKVKALLEAEPNMRVVLTRDGDFFVPLGVRVKKARAVQADLFMSIHADAFIKPDANGSSVFVLSDRGATSTAAKWLAQTQNDADLIGGVKIANVKDVHLAKTLMDLTQTATLNDSMKFGNAMLGQLKQINRLHKGSVEQAGFAVLKAPDIPSILIETAFISNPAEEQKLIDEGYQQKMAQSIVNGIKTYFAKNPPLSRTKLAQG
- a CDS encoding 5-oxoprolinase subunit PxpA; translation: MKYLELNADLGEGFEFDAALMPLIDEANIACGGHAGDVDSMRATVVLARAHGVRIGAHPSYPDREHFGRISLPMPEPKLVASLTAQLWALKAVCIEAGVSVSYVKPHGALYHDVAHNPALAALLAQSIYEIDPSLALMGLAGSELVKAGEAVGLTVIREAFADRAYLEDGSLLPRTEAGAVLDDIAAIAQVESLWRNGGVYAQGGGWLPLAADSVCIHGDNAHALKFAQTVRKRFPRRVL
- a CDS encoding folate-binding protein YgfZ codes for the protein MSWNDTLESLGARRNDAGLVTDFGHAADELAALQTQTVVSPLTQYGLIRFSGEETAAFLNGQLSSDVRALPLDAAQYSSYSTPKGRMLASFLVFRAGDDYYLQIAAELQAAIQKRLSMFVMRSKTKASDASIDRVVLGVAGPDAAAKVAAVTGTAPAALSVAHTERATVIGLTNERFELVVASDAAAALWQDLLAAGARPVGEPVWRLSEIRAGAPWITAATQEAFVAQMANMELIGAVSFTKGCYPGQEIVARTQYLGKLKRRMFRMHVDAPAHAGDEVFSAEMNGQASGKIVLAAPAPQGGCELLVVAQIASLESGLHLGNADGPALNRLELPYALD
- a CDS encoding biotin-dependent carboxyltransferase family protein; the protein is MTLTILKPGPLTTVQDLGRDGYAAFGVPRGGGCDALSLRLANLVAGNDEGAAALEVTLGGLKLRFDDATTFVYTGAAMNVTLDGVLLSPAHRYAAGAGAVLRFAYAERGARAYLALAGGIAVAPVLGSRSTGLLAGMGGFFGRALRSGDTLDCLPAEPRAPGVAVAQLERGEHLRVLPGPDWPLLDHAAQRQLLATPWQVSPASNRMGMRLAGSVVEIGAAPSLDSHAVMPGCVQLPESGQPIVLLADAQTTGGYLRALVVIRADLWRAGQFKPGDTLRFAEVDTAAALAALDAQQHWLVRIRRALSWWGTT
- the pxpB gene encoding 5-oxoprolinase subunit PxpB yields the protein MIQSFGEAALVLSVGTSLAMQRRLWAAWHILHAREPSVEWVLGMGNLSGFFDPLVVSAARIESALEAAWLASDGVESEPGKRVEIPVVYGGEDGPDLAHVAEQAGLSCDEVIDRHAGGDYVVYCLGFLPGFAYLGGLDPALACPRRATPRLSVPAGAVAIGGAQTAVYPLASPGGWQLIGQTDALLFDPYRETPGLLAPGDSVVFVPRGRR
- the queG gene encoding tRNA epoxyqueuosine(34) reductase QueG, with translation MHTGLDVQELATSIKEWGQALGFAKVAITGTDLSHAEAGLQAWLDAGFHGEMDYMARHGLKRARPAELVPGTKTIVSVFLPYRPPGVSSSEAVLADGEKAHISRYALGRDYHKVLRNRLQKLADRIGEAIGPFGHRVFVDSAPVLEVELATQAGLGWRGKHTLLINRDYGSYFFLGELFTDLELPLDPPEENEHCGRCTKCLVACPTQAIVAPYKVDARRCISYLTIELHGAIPEEFRPMIGNRVYGCDDCQLCCPWNRFAVDTKETDFHVRHGLDNVELVTLFAWSEDDFKEKLAGSPIYRIGYARWLRNLAIGLGNAPSTPAVLAALAARAHDDDAVVREHVEWALARHAATQNTP
- a CDS encoding LrgB family protein; amino-acid sequence: MQFDAAFASLKTAPLLWLLVTGLAYLLAEKLYRRSGHQPLLHPVLVAIALIIVVLLAARIPYPDYFSGARFFHLLLGPATVALAVPLYDNLQRVRSLLVPLAVSLLVGGVTGIVSALLLGRLFGLSWPVQVSFAPKSVTTPIAMALADKLGGLAPLTANLVIITGILGAIIVVPLMRWLKVTGEIEQGLALGVAAHGVGTARGFQLSTTTGAFSGLAMGLNGVLTSIVLPIILAFWPH
- the tsaE gene encoding tRNA (adenosine(37)-N6)-threonylcarbamoyltransferase complex ATPase subunit type 1 TsaE — protein: MHNANDTAITRFLADEADTLATGGLLAAALAPGMVVFLEGDLGAGKTTLTRGILRGLGFAGRVKSPTYTLVEPYTLSNLYLYHFDLYRFSDPSEWEDAGFRDYFNRESVCLIEWADKAESLLPAPDWLIQLAPEAEGRRLTLTALTQTGTQCLARLAL
- a CDS encoding M48 family metallopeptidase, which encodes MPALPAKLFDEIEALANAGDTLYEAGDYKAAIAKYKAGYALVPAPKEEWEIGTSLLIAIGDTQFAAGEFAKAVETLTAASFTPSGMGNPFVHLRLGQSLFETGELDLAAESLQRIRGHGDDSIFEDEDPKYLAFLQSRVPNHN